From the Gymnogyps californianus isolate 813 chromosome 2, ASM1813914v2, whole genome shotgun sequence genome, one window contains:
- the OTULINL gene encoding inactive ubiquitin thioesterase OTULINL isoform X1, whose translation MQRRHDRKASKKRDQFTGQEKRSTINHSKRSAGRHEVRSWTTATKQSLCLKWQKVKVQLMLSMSFLVAVFCYCRRLYRFLAQLLKRWSNYLQRKLIRNLSVLTEVDLLGYSVREWKGETKQAKHMREAYEELFWSCRIKYLRQVRRDNYCVLRAVLFQIFSQGIPFPSWMKERDILKLPEKLLYSQGCNWIQQYSFGPERYTGPNAFGKLRKCMETLKTNWTEISATKDHEERGNMCNTLFSDESKEHKLYEAIKFIMLYEVVEAYEHIKNGEEPIHNLFSLLLARDSSSDPLSFMMNHLNSIGDSICLDQVELFLLGYLLEVKIRVYRLHRFNTEEFQVNYPDEYRREWNEISLLTEDDRYYHIPLFRT comes from the exons GAAGGCATGAGGTACGGTCCTGGACAACAGCCACCAAGCAATCCTTGTGTCTCAAGTGGCAAAAAGTGAAAGTGCAGCTAATGCTAAGCATGTCTTTCCTCGTTGCTGTTTTTTGCTATTGCAGAAGGCTATACCGCTTTTTAGCACAGCTACTGAAACG GTGGAGCAACTACCTTCAAAGAAAACTCATAA GGAATCTCAGTGTGCTGACAGAAGTTGATCTACTTGGTTACAGCGTGAGAgaatggaaaggagaaacaaagcagGCCAAACACATGAGGGAG GCATATGAAGAATTGTTTTGGAGCTGTCGTATCAAATACCTGCGACAAGTCAGGAGGGACAACTATTGTGTACTAAGAGCAGTACTTTTTCAGATATTCAGCCAAGGCATTCCTTTTCCGTCATGGATGAAGGAGAGAGATATATTGaag ctccctgaaaagcttttatattCTCAAGGTTGCAACTGGATTCAGCAATACAGTTTTGGGCCAGAAAGATACACAGGTCCCAATGCCTTTGGTAAATTGCGCAAATGTATGGAGACATTAAAGACAAAT TGGACTGAAATAAGTGCTACTAAAGATCACgaagaaagaggaaacatgTGTAATACACTTTTTTCTGATGAGAGCAAGGAGCACAAACTATATGAGGCCATAAAATTCATCATGCTCTATGAAGTTGTTGAAGCCTATGAGCACATAAAGAACGGGGAAGAACCCATACACAACCTTTTTAGCCTTCTCCTTGCTCGTGATTCTTCGTCTGACCCTTTGAGTTTCATGATGAATCATCTGAACTCCATAGGTGACTCTATTTGCCTAGACCAG GTTGAACTGTTTCTTCTTGGATACTTGCTTGAAGTAAAGATAAGAGTTTACAGACTGCATAGGTTTAATACTGAGGAATTTCAAGTAAACTATCCAGATGAATACCGAAGGGAATGGAATGAGATTTCTCTCCTGACCGAGGATGACCGCTACTACCACATCCCCCTTTTCAGAACATGA
- the OTULINL gene encoding inactive ubiquitin thioesterase OTULINL isoform X2, which yields MLSMSFLVAVFCYCRRLYRFLAQLLKRWSNYLQRKLIRNLSVLTEVDLLGYSVREWKGETKQAKHMREAYEELFWSCRIKYLRQVRRDNYCVLRAVLFQIFSQGIPFPSWMKERDILKLPEKLLYSQGCNWIQQYSFGPERYTGPNAFGKLRKCMETLKTNWTEISATKDHEERGNMCNTLFSDESKEHKLYEAIKFIMLYEVVEAYEHIKNGEEPIHNLFSLLLARDSSSDPLSFMMNHLNSIGDSICLDQVELFLLGYLLEVKIRVYRLHRFNTEEFQVNYPDEYRREWNEISLLTEDDRYYHIPLFRT from the exons ATGCTAAGCATGTCTTTCCTCGTTGCTGTTTTTTGCTATTGCAGAAGGCTATACCGCTTTTTAGCACAGCTACTGAAACG GTGGAGCAACTACCTTCAAAGAAAACTCATAA GGAATCTCAGTGTGCTGACAGAAGTTGATCTACTTGGTTACAGCGTGAGAgaatggaaaggagaaacaaagcagGCCAAACACATGAGGGAG GCATATGAAGAATTGTTTTGGAGCTGTCGTATCAAATACCTGCGACAAGTCAGGAGGGACAACTATTGTGTACTAAGAGCAGTACTTTTTCAGATATTCAGCCAAGGCATTCCTTTTCCGTCATGGATGAAGGAGAGAGATATATTGaag ctccctgaaaagcttttatattCTCAAGGTTGCAACTGGATTCAGCAATACAGTTTTGGGCCAGAAAGATACACAGGTCCCAATGCCTTTGGTAAATTGCGCAAATGTATGGAGACATTAAAGACAAAT TGGACTGAAATAAGTGCTACTAAAGATCACgaagaaagaggaaacatgTGTAATACACTTTTTTCTGATGAGAGCAAGGAGCACAAACTATATGAGGCCATAAAATTCATCATGCTCTATGAAGTTGTTGAAGCCTATGAGCACATAAAGAACGGGGAAGAACCCATACACAACCTTTTTAGCCTTCTCCTTGCTCGTGATTCTTCGTCTGACCCTTTGAGTTTCATGATGAATCATCTGAACTCCATAGGTGACTCTATTTGCCTAGACCAG GTTGAACTGTTTCTTCTTGGATACTTGCTTGAAGTAAAGATAAGAGTTTACAGACTGCATAGGTTTAATACTGAGGAATTTCAAGTAAACTATCCAGATGAATACCGAAGGGAATGGAATGAGATTTCTCTCCTGACCGAGGATGACCGCTACTACCACATCCCCCTTTTCAGAACATGA